The Rosa rugosa chromosome 1, drRosRugo1.1, whole genome shotgun sequence genomic sequence GTTAAATCATATGTTGGTGAAAGCAAGGCCCTGAATTCGTATTCAGATGCCATACAGAACACCTTGCAGCTTGGTTACAAGGCCGGAATGGCCAAAGGTCTGGGGTTAGGGTGTACCTATGGCATAGCTTGTATGTCGTGGGCTCTTGTTTTCTGGTATGCCGGTGTGTTTATCCGAAATGGACAGACTGATGGAGGGAAAGCATTCACAGCCATTTTTTCAGCTATTGTTGGTGGCATGTAAGATTTTAAACCGAAAActtttttcagtttttattaTCGGATGAATAGGTCTGTGATATTAATATCAAAACGTGAATGCTACAGGAGCTTGGGTCAGTCATTTTCCAATCTTGGGGCCTTTAGCAAAGGTAAATCAGCTGGATACAAGTTGATGGAGATTATTAGGCAAAAGCCCACCATAATTCAGGACCAGTTGGATGGAAAGTGCTTGTCTGAGGTTAAAGGAAACATAGAACTCAAGGAGGTGACATTCAGCTACCCATCCAGGCCAGATGTTATCATTTTCCGAAATTTTTCAATCTTCTTCCCAGCTGGAAAGACTGTTGCCGTTGTTGGCGGCAGTGGTTCAGGGAAAAGCACCGTTGTCTCTCTGATTGAAAGGTTTTACGATCCTAACCAGGGTAAGTTGGAGACTTTTCTGATATGGAGTTATTGGCATTTTACTGGCATTGATTGAAAGGGTTATATCATATTGCTAATATTTCTCGTTGCCTTAGCAGGTCAGGTATTGCTGGATGGTGTGGACATAAGAACACTGCAGCTGAAATGGTTACGTGATCAGATGGGCCTGGTAAACCAGGAGCCTGCACTCTTTGCTACTACCATTCTTGAGAACATACTCTATGGAAAGCCTGATGCAACAATGGATGAAGTAGAAGCTGCAGCCTCTGCAGCTAATGCTCATAGTTTCATCACTTTGCTTCCTAATGGGTATAACACTCAGGTCAGTATTTACTCTATAAAACAGCATTGGTTATGTGAAAATTGCAATGCGTTCGTCCACTGACATCACTTTTAACTGAATGCCAATGAAAAATCAGGTAGGAGAGCGAGGAGTCCAACTCTCTGGAGGTCAAAAACAAAGAATTGCAATTGCTAGAGCTATGTTGAAAGACCCAAAGATCCTGCTCCTTGATGAAGCAACCAGCGCCCTTGATGCAAGCTCTGAGAGCATTGTTCAAGAAGCTCTAGATCGTCTCATGGTTGGGAGGACAACTGTAGTTGTGGCACATCGCCTTTCCACCATAAGGAATGTTGACAGCATTGCAGTTATACAACAAGGGCAAGTTGTTGAGACAGGAACTCATGAAGAACTGATTGCCAAAGCAGGGGCTTATTCTTCATTAATTCGGTTCCAAGAAATGGTTGGAAACAGAGACTTCAGGAATCCATCTACTCGTTGTTCACGGTCATCACGACTAAGCCACTCATTGTCAACCAAGTCTTTGAGCCTCCGGTCCGGCAGCTTAAGGAACCTGAGCTACCAGTACAGTACTGGTGCTGATGGGAGGATAGAGATGATTTCAAATGCTGAGACAGACAGGAAAACTCGAGCTCCAAGGGGATATTTCTTTCGGCTTCTCACGCTAAATGCTCCTGAATGGCCCTATTCAATCATGGGTGCCATAGGATCAGTACTATCCGGGTTTATCGGTCCAACCTTTGCTATTGTAATGAGCAACATGATTGAGGTGTTCTATTATAGAAATCCTGCTTCCATGGAGAGGAAGACAAAGGAGTATGTTTTCATTTACATAGGAGCTGGGCTCTATGCTGTAGTTGCATATTTGATACAACATTACTTCTTCAGCATAATGGGAGAGAACCTCACTACTAGAGTAAGGAGGATGATGCTTGCAGGTATAAATATCTGGtctttcttcaatttacactttaAAGTTCACTTCTTTCGTCACATTTTTTACTTTGCTCTTTGATTCTAACTGTTACTCGTTCTCCTTCAGCAATTTTAAGGAACGAAGTCGGATGGTATGATGAAGAGGAGAACAACTCGAGTCTTCTAGCTTCAAAACTGGCCACAGATGCTGCTGATGTGAAATCCGCAATTGCTGAGAGGATTTCTGTGATTCTGCAGAACATGACTTCACTGCTCACTTCATTCATAGTTGCTTTCATTGTGGAATGGAGGGTCTCCCTGCTTATCCTAGCAACCTTTCCTCTTTTAGTTCTTGCCAACTTTGCTCAGGTAAGCTTTCAGTTACAGCCTTCTTCACTAACCAAACCATTTTGCTTTGAAAAATACTAAGCTTTTCTCTTGAATGGTCTCGGTTTAATACTATTTTAATCTCTGTTGCATCATGGAGTCTTTTAACTTCATCCCCAATCCCCAGCATTAAACGACAAAAGAAAAACTGCTACGTGTCAGCACACCATGCCACTGCACGTGCTTCCTTCGAGTCGAGCCTTGTGCACATTAGCTCTTGGAAATCATGCAATAATAATCAAACTATATATAATACTAAACACTCCAAACAAGATATAGAATATTAAGATTCCATTTGAAGCCCCCATACCACCATGCTACTGCTAATTTACTAAGGGAGGGAAAAGGTTCATAATCCTTCTCTCTTAATCGTTCACTGATAAAGAACATTATCATATTATCTGTGAAAGTGTTCTTAAATGGCTAACTTGTTGCTCACTTCTAGAGCCCTATGacccatttctttctttttggtcttTGTTTAGTCGCAGTCAAGTTTGACCTAGTCTGGTTTCTGTCTTCTTGTTGGCCTCTGTGTAATAGATTTAATCCCACAAGATGACACTGCTGATTACACAGCTTCAGTATAATATAATTTCTAGACATCTGCCATAGACCCAAGTTGAACCTGTATATAGTTGTTTAATTTCTTCAATGCATTTGAGCTTTTGGGTGgccttttttctattttccttACAATTCTCTGCAACACAGCCATGTGAGAGTTTCATGAGAACTCTAAGCCCGTGATCACATTATAGAGGAGGAGAAATAACTCTGGCTTAAAATAGTCTCCTACTATTTTTTCTCTGTCTCTTTCCATTATTGACCTATTAGGGTGGTGGTGGCTAACTTACGCTTTGTGCATCCCCCAACCTTTCTTTGCTTTATTATCTTGTCGTTTTTGGCTTGAGGCTCAAGTCTTTGGAGGCTTTGGGAAATTGTTGGGTTCATTTTCACACTGTAGAAGTAGAACCAAAGCCTCTGTGAGACTGTTTGTCTCGTATGGTACAGGATTCTAAATTTTGCGCATGCTTTAGATACAGTGAAATAGTCTAACTGAGAAAAGGACGGTACcttcaatttatttttgtccTCGTCCCTGTCTTGTAGAAAACTAGAAATCATGTAGACCCCTGCCCTTTACTCCTGGGCCTACTCATTGATCTCTGTTTTGTTGCTTTTGGTGGGTCTACATTGGTAACATAAACTGAAGCCCCTTGTCACTAAATTTTAAAGGCAATAACTCTCAACTAGTTCAAAAACATGAATCCAAAAAAGAGTAGGAATTCTAACTAATGAAAATGTCCTCTTCATCCACTCTGTCCTGCAAGGCCAATTTACTGGTTTATGCAGCCAACAAAAAACTACTGCATGGTTTAAGTGTAGTTGCTCAGaatccaggaaaaaaaaaatccaacttGACATTTTGTTTAGCACATGCAATTTGCTGACTGGCAATTGTGCTATTTTGTGCATTACACAGCAACTTTCGCTTAAAGGTTTTGCTGGAGACACTGCCAAGGCTCATGCAAAGACGAGCATGATTGCAGGGGAAGGAGTGAGCAACATTCGAACAGTTGCAGCCTTCAATGCACAAGACAagatcctctctctcttctgccaTGAGCTTCGTATCCCACAACTAGGAAGCCTTCGCCGGAGCCAAACTGCTGGTCTCCTATTTGGCCTCTCACAACTTGCGTTATATGCATCTGAAGCTCTCATTCTATGGTATGGCGCCCACCTTGTGAGCAAAGGTGTCTCAACCTTCTCCAAAGTCATCAAGGTTTTTGTGGTTCTGGTTGTAACAGCCAATTCAGTAGCAGAAACAGTTAGTCTTGCCCCTGAGATTATTAGGGGTGGTGAAGCTGTTGGCTCTGTGTTTTCAATTCTTGATCGCCAAACTAGGATTGACCCGGATGACCCTGAGGCTGAGGTGGTTGAAACAATTCGTGGGGAAATTGAACTTAGGCATGTCGATTTTGCATACCCTTCACGACCTGATATTATGATCTTTAAAGATTTTAATCTCAGAATCCGTACTGGCCAAAGCCAAGCACTTGTTGGAGCTAGTGGTTCGGGGAAGAGTTCCGTGATTGCATTGATCGAGAGGTTCTATGATCCAATAGTTGGGAAGGTAATGATTGATGGCAAAGACATTCGACGTCTGAACTTGAAGTCTCTTAGGCTGAAAATTGGTTTGGTGCAACAAGAACCAGCTCTCTTTGCAGCAAGCATTTTCGATAACATTGCCTATGGAAAAGAAGGTGCAACCGAAGCAGAAGTAGTTGAAGCTGCACGTACAGCCAATGTGCATGGATTCGTTAGTGGATTGCCTGATGGGTACAAAACTCCTGTTGGGGAGAGAGGGGTTCAGCTCTCAGGAGGACAGAAACAAAGAATTGCTATAGCAAGAGCTGTGCTCAAGGACCCAACAATACTTTTGCTGGATGAGGCCACAAGTGCACTGGATGCAGAATCAGAATGTGTACTACAAGAAGCACTGGAGAGGCTCATGAGGGGCCGAACCACTGTGCTGGTTGCCCACCGTTTATCAACAATTAGAGGGGTGGATAGCATCGGTGTGGTGCAAGATGGGCGCATTGTGGAACATGGAAGCCACTCAGAACTTGTGAGCCGCCCAGATGGGGCATATTCGAGACTCTTGCAGCTACAAAATCATCGGATATGAGAAGATAATCAGTTTTGGTCAATCAAATGCAGCATGCATGGCCTTGTTGGGTGgtgttgattatctatgtcccATTAACCTTATGTATCCTCTATTTTTCATCTAGTTGTAGATATGGCTCATGTTCAGAACAATTTCTCTAATCTCAATGAAGTAGCAAGTATTATATTATCAATACCTTGTTCctttcatgagcatgttacgaATGTTGGTGGTTGGGGGTTTGGGATCATGGGTGTGATTATTCACTCTTAgctttcctttttccttttgtaGAGTGAAGATTTACGATTATATAACTTATGGGAAAAGCAACAAGGGGCCACAATCTTCGAACTTTCCTGGATTTTGCCTTTTCCATTGTAGGAAACACATGGTGTGATCTTCTTGGGTTTTAGATAAGGAAGTGACCTTTTTCTTAAGGCACCTTGGGACAGTTAAACCCCAGCAAGGGCAAGCTCACCTCTTTTTGATAAAGAAGAGACACACCCATTTGTTGCAGATGGTTTGAATTATTATAAAGCGATAGATAGATAATTTCTTTTAGAACTTGGAAAAGAAGCTTAAGATTAATGTGTTGTACTGAAGGGAATAATGAACCACTTCCATTCGTTTATCTTCCATTCCTGAAGAACTGAGGGCCCAACTTTTTCACTTCATTGAGTGCGCCTGTATTGTATTTCATCATTTGGGTTCCCTTGGTCTACTATGGTGATTTAGTGGGTTTCCAGAAAATTTGATGCCAACATGTAAAAGTCAGTGCATCTTTTTTGAGGTGTGCTAGAGTGCTTTCGGGGATTAAAACTCTCGAGTCAGGAGCCATTAGATTAATTCATCGTGTGAGACACACCGCAAACAATGACTAATCCAACGGCTCTTGACTTTGGAGTTTCAATACTCCAGAAGTCCAGAGCACTATAATACTTATTTTCAGTTTTAACTCTAAATTCATACATCTTGTTCTATTTTCCGATTTAACTGTAAATTCATAGTGAAAATTGTTGAGGAAAAAAGTGCTGTCAGATATGTACCTGGATTATCGATCTGTCACTGGAAAAAGATAAGGCTCTAAATGGAGATGGTGCATTGGTGCATGTTACTTTTAACAGTCAATTCATTGAGTTGGCAGTGAGACagtgggaaaaaaaagaaggggaaaGAGAGGTATGGCAGATTTAATATGGAATGGGGATGATGATGAATCCACAGCAGCACACAGTCTCAATTATATATTTTCCCAGCAACTTCTGTGTGTTTATCTTTGGGTGATCATATCTTCTGGCTCTAGGACTATTGGTCTCTTGGTTATTACACTGTAGGATTTACTGAATGGTAAAGGACTATTTGCAGATAATTGCTGCTACTATGCTTCAGAAATGAACCATTTAGTTTGTTCTTTTATGCATGGTAATCTCTAAAGTTTCTTAAAAGTTCTCATCAGTATAAGTTGGAGTTAAAAAAGTTGAGACTAGAAATATTAGTAGACAGTGATGGTGAAAATGAAAGTGACAATGTATAGACAGAAATTTGGTAGCTAGTGCAGGTCTTTTCTTGTTAGATTCTTATAGGGCCCCTTATTCCCTCCCCTCCTTTATTTGTGTCATGTTTCTGCTTCTCTCTTGTTTCAGTGTTTTGACTGCTATGTCTATATGAATGAATGGGAAGCTCTGACTCTGAAGACTAACACTTCACACGCTCCAGCCCATTCTTTCAGGCCGTACCAGTTTTGGTTCTTTATGCCACTGAGATTTTACATCATGATCATAATAATTCATACCACTCAGTTCTAAAATTTTCAATCACAAGATTCACAAATGAATAATGCAATGCATGCATGTTCTCATTATGTTTGTGGGCCACTTGGATCTTGGACACCCCAAATTATTTTGAATGATTTTCCAGGATCAATAGGGACCCAATTTGTGAAGTCACCTCAAAAAGAATTACAGCTGCTGTAGTTGAAGTATAGGTAAAGCTACCAGATTAACTATAACTTATCACAATTTCAGACTAGTATTAACTGGTACATCTGTCTCTTGTTTAGGTTTCAAATCATTCTATTGTTTACTAGTTTTGGTTTTTTAGGAGCTCAAAAGGCATTGCATTCGACCTTAAATTAGACGAAAATTCTTACTTCAGATCAGTTTGTTTTTTCATCGATCGGAATCCAATGGTCGAAAAACCCTGAATAGAATGGAAGATCTCTAATTTAGTTAGAAGAGATTGCTTGCTGTTGATTTTGCCAGCTAGCAGTTAGGTTTTGGCTAGCCTGAAATCTATATAGCAGAGGCACATAATAGTGTTGGGCGCACAATTAGAGGCTGGTCCATTCCCTATTAATCACTCAGCTAGATCATATCATAGCCTCTTAATATATTGTGtggtgtatatgtatatatatatagaggaaagTGAACTGAGAAGGGTGAGTTGTAAGAAGAGCTAGCAATAacagggtgtgtgtgtttggtggggtggtaaggctttggtctcatatataagaggtcaggagttcgagccccatcaagggtgggaatggggtggggtttttttttaaaaaaaaaaaaaaaaaaaaagtaaaaaaaagaagagctAGCAATAATTGAGATGCTTTAAAAGAAGTTGAAAGGGGCAATATAGTGCATATATATTCATAGCTTTAAAATCAGCAGAAAGCAGCTAGCTGTCTATGAACCAGAGAATATTAGGCCAAGGCCAACCAAATATGCAACTGTTGATCAGTAATTTTCAGAGCTTGGCAGACTATCTAGCTGCAAATTAATCCAAAACTTATAACAATCTAGAGCTTATGATCAATCACATAATTCATCCAAAGTCCTCTTCCCTCCTCCATTTGATTCCTAAAGTTCACTTTGCACAACAACAGGACCGTCCAACGGTGAAGAATTCGATCAGAATTGAATCGTCTTAATTAATCCTGCATATGCATGTACAGTAATCTTCAAGATATGAAGAAAAATTAGGGAGCTTTCATtactattttttcctttttttttttttttttgagggccggtgcggctgccctcaagccttgattaataaaATCATAGAATATaagggggggacatagagcctgaaccccgtATTACTATTTTTTCCTTTCTAATATTTGATAAAATTAATCACACTCTATCCAAACTCCATCCACCATTTTATTTTGAATGAATTGAATCGTTTTAAttaatattcaaaaaaaaaaaaaaaaaagttggggAACAATCTCTTGTGGACCAATGGGTCATCAGTAAATGTTGTCCATGACTCTTCTCTTTAAGTGACAAAGAGAgaaagggcaaaattgtctcaaaaataaataaataatatttaattggatattagggtaaaaaatatgtaatttgttaggtaagtgggcaatcttataagatgttggGATAAGTGAGGTTAGTAtaactcaaatttgggtaaatggacattttcccaAAATATCTAACAAAATTAATCACTTTTTGCATCCAAATACCTCTTTCCTCTCCAATTTTCATTTTACAGCCAAAGCAAACTAACGGTTGAGAATTGAATTCTTTTAATTAATCtttagagaagaaaaaagagattAGGGAAAACCTTTTAGGGACAAATGAGTTggtaaaggttttttttttggctaaaatATGATTGGAGAGACAGAGCCTCCCAACTTGATTTATTAAAAGAGCTGGATGATACAAACAGAAGAAGGGAGGACATCGCCCATACCCCTAGCCAAAAAATAGAAAAGCTAAAGAGGTTCTAACCTCTAGTCGATCAACAGATTAAAAACGACAAGAAAACTACAACTCAAATAAACCGAAAATTGGGAAGACCAAGTGAGTCTCGTTGACAAAGATCCAGAAGAAAATGAGGAGCCTCATTCCACCACACCAAGCTTGACGATGACAAACCAacattcactactagaattttgatcttagacatcacgacaattacatcggtgatgaattcacgcgatgtaaaaaaatatttttaacaTCGATTTCTGAAAATTCGATTTCTACTTATATAATTAACATCGTTTattactgttgaccgatgtctatattttgatttcaaaattttcaaaaacgcggAAAGACCAAGTTGGAAATTTTCATACACGCGAGGACAAAATTTTCCCACTTTAGCTCATTCACTTTATCTCCAACCTAAACTTGAGACCCATTTTGTCTCTCGCTCTTCCCCAAAACCTGTCCCTCTACTCCCTCCCCTCCCGCtcgcgctctctctctccctttctcccCCTTCCCTCCAATAGAACCAAAACCACACAACCCTAGAAGATGGTGGCCGGCTCATCTCGGAGGTGTATCCTGGCATTGACTCGTCGGAGGAaggcgaagaagatggtggttACGGTGAGTCCACCCCGGTGGTCAGAGATCGGTGACGGAGGAGAGAGATTCCTccagatccactttctctctcctttccctctctctcgtctgtgcttctctcttttctctcgtCTGTACTCTGGTCTCAAGTAAACATTGAGGTAAAAAATTCGGCTAATCCATCCACTTAAATCTTTGGGCCTTTATCAATTTTCACTCTTGAGTACTTGGACTTGATCGGAATCAGTGATAGGGTTCATTCTATTTTTCAGGCAAAGAAATCCAAGGAGGATCTGAAGGAATCCTG encodes the following:
- the LOC133726408 gene encoding ABC transporter B family member 19; amino-acid sequence: MADTTEPTKTLPEAEKKKEQSLPFYQLFSFADKYDCLLMVSGSIGAIIHGSSMPVFFLLFGEMVNGFGKNQMNLQKMTAEVAKYALYFVYLGLIVCFSSYAEIACWMYTGERQVSTLRKKYLEAVLKQDVGFFDTDARTGDIVFSVSTDTLLVQDAISEKVGNFIHYLSTFLAGLVVGFVSAWRLALLSVAVIPGIAFAGGLYAYTLTGLTSKSRESYANAGIMAEQAIAQARTVKSYVGESKALNSYSDAIQNTLQLGYKAGMAKGLGLGCTYGIACMSWALVFWYAGVFIRNGQTDGGKAFTAIFSAIVGGMSLGQSFSNLGAFSKGKSAGYKLMEIIRQKPTIIQDQLDGKCLSEVKGNIELKEVTFSYPSRPDVIIFRNFSIFFPAGKTVAVVGGSGSGKSTVVSLIERFYDPNQGQVLLDGVDIRTLQLKWLRDQMGLVNQEPALFATTILENILYGKPDATMDEVEAAASAANAHSFITLLPNGYNTQVGERGVQLSGGQKQRIAIARAMLKDPKILLLDEATSALDASSESIVQEALDRLMVGRTTVVVAHRLSTIRNVDSIAVIQQGQVVETGTHEELIAKAGAYSSLIRFQEMVGNRDFRNPSTRCSRSSRLSHSLSTKSLSLRSGSLRNLSYQYSTGADGRIEMISNAETDRKTRAPRGYFFRLLTLNAPEWPYSIMGAIGSVLSGFIGPTFAIVMSNMIEVFYYRNPASMERKTKEYVFIYIGAGLYAVVAYLIQHYFFSIMGENLTTRVRRMMLAAILRNEVGWYDEEENNSSLLASKLATDAADVKSAIAERISVILQNMTSLLTSFIVAFIVEWRVSLLILATFPLLVLANFAQQLSLKGFAGDTAKAHAKTSMIAGEGVSNIRTVAAFNAQDKILSLFCHELRIPQLGSLRRSQTAGLLFGLSQLALYASEALILWYGAHLVSKGVSTFSKVIKVFVVLVVTANSVAETVSLAPEIIRGGEAVGSVFSILDRQTRIDPDDPEAEVVETIRGEIELRHVDFAYPSRPDIMIFKDFNLRIRTGQSQALVGASGSGKSSVIALIERFYDPIVGKVMIDGKDIRRLNLKSLRLKIGLVQQEPALFAASIFDNIAYGKEGATEAEVVEAARTANVHGFVSGLPDGYKTPVGERGVQLSGGQKQRIAIARAVLKDPTILLLDEATSALDAESECVLQEALERLMRGRTTVLVAHRLSTIRGVDSIGVVQDGRIVEHGSHSELVSRPDGAYSRLLQLQNHRI